In the genome of Mucisphaera calidilacus, one region contains:
- a CDS encoding OmpA/MotB family protein, with protein MMMARQTRMLAGLLAVVMLLVVGCQPNRRVLEEREALYIQNQELQEQLNGARTALEVCERDRSNLLDEIERLKRELAAKPEVIVPDNAFAGIAGIETEATDTQIKVRVPGDVLFASGSVELKADSKNTLSEIARVIRREYPNQLIRVEGHTDNDPIRKSEWEDNLELSLQRSAAVHRHLQSAGLKMDRMYAAGFGEARPASTKERSRRVEIVVLFAE; from the coding sequence ATGATGATGGCACGGCAGACACGGATGCTCGCTGGATTGTTGGCTGTGGTGATGTTGCTGGTGGTCGGCTGTCAGCCGAACCGACGTGTTCTGGAGGAGCGCGAAGCGCTCTACATACAGAACCAGGAACTCCAGGAACAGTTGAACGGCGCACGGACGGCGCTGGAAGTGTGCGAGCGTGACCGCTCAAACCTGCTCGACGAGATCGAGCGTCTCAAGCGTGAACTGGCCGCCAAGCCCGAGGTCATCGTGCCCGACAACGCCTTCGCGGGCATCGCGGGCATCGAAACCGAAGCCACCGATACGCAGATCAAGGTGCGTGTGCCCGGCGACGTGCTCTTCGCGTCCGGCTCGGTCGAACTCAAGGCAGACTCCAAGAACACGCTCTCGGAGATCGCTAGGGTCATCCGCCGTGAATATCCCAACCAGCTCATCCGGGTTGAAGGACACACCGACAACGACCCGATCCGCAAGAGCGAGTGGGAAGACAACCTCGAGCTGAGCCTGCAGCGCTCGGCGGCGGTCCACCGTCACCTGCAGAGCGCGGGCCTCAAGATGGACCGCATGTACGCGGCCGGCTTTGGTGAGGCGCGTCCCGCTTCGACCAAGGAACGCAGCCGCAGGGTTGAGATCGTCGTGCTGTTTGCCGAGTGA
- the xseB gene encoding exodeoxyribonuclease VII small subunit, protein MADPKPKAAAKLSFEEAIDELEGVIEAIEAGEIGLEEVLKRYERGVGLIHRCRDVLERAESKLKKLRVDEDGVSMDDDPGDDEA, encoded by the coding sequence ATGGCAGATCCCAAACCCAAGGCCGCGGCGAAGCTCTCGTTCGAAGAGGCGATTGACGAGTTGGAAGGGGTGATCGAGGCGATCGAAGCGGGGGAGATCGGTCTCGAAGAGGTGCTCAAACGGTACGAGCGTGGCGTGGGCCTCATCCACCGCTGCAGGGACGTGCTGGAGCGCGCCGAGAGCAAGCTCAAGAAGCTGCGCGTGGATGAGGACGGCGTTTCGATGGACGACGACCCGGGCGATGACGAGGCCTGA
- a CDS encoding competence/damage-inducible protein A, protein MFDAAIVAIGDELVLGQTVDTNTAWVCQRLASRGIMAKLHLTVPDDRAMIRDAFAQGARTAPWVIVTGGLGPTEDDLTRFAFADALGVELAEDPQAMAHLQTWYAGRGKTMPQTNLVQAMLPAGTTVLPNPVGTAVGMQGSLGGSRVFVMPGVPRELHAIFEESVQPLIDAATAGHFLLTRKINTFGLGESTVAGVLGDLMRRDANPTIGTTVSGGVVSIRLRAETEDRAQAEAMLDDAEAAVRERMGAFVFGVDSELLQEAAVRLLGDKSITVATAESCTGGKVAAALTDVAGSSAVYPGGWVTYANEQKAANLGVDAALIEAEGAVSHAVACAMAEGARREAGVDLAISTTGIAGPSGGTDTKPVGTVWFGLADVGGSRAWHAHLRGNRTMVRDRARMIALQIVRFAALGDDPAGIEWLSEAVPEGV, encoded by the coding sequence ATGTTTGATGCTGCGATTGTCGCGATCGGTGACGAACTGGTGCTCGGCCAGACCGTCGATACGAACACCGCCTGGGTCTGTCAGCGGCTGGCGTCGCGCGGGATCATGGCGAAACTCCACCTGACCGTCCCGGATGACCGCGCGATGATCCGCGACGCCTTCGCCCAGGGCGCGCGGACGGCGCCATGGGTCATCGTCACAGGCGGCCTCGGACCCACGGAAGACGACCTCACACGCTTCGCGTTTGCCGACGCGCTGGGCGTGGAACTGGCAGAAGACCCGCAAGCCATGGCACACCTCCAGACCTGGTACGCCGGCCGTGGCAAGACCATGCCGCAGACCAACCTCGTGCAGGCCATGCTGCCGGCGGGCACCACCGTGCTGCCGAACCCTGTGGGGACGGCGGTGGGGATGCAGGGCTCGCTGGGCGGCTCAAGGGTCTTCGTGATGCCCGGCGTCCCGCGTGAACTCCACGCGATCTTCGAGGAATCGGTCCAGCCCTTGATCGATGCGGCGACGGCGGGTCACTTCCTGCTCACACGCAAGATCAACACCTTCGGACTCGGCGAATCGACCGTCGCGGGTGTGCTCGGCGACCTCATGCGGCGGGACGCGAACCCGACCATCGGCACAACAGTGTCCGGCGGCGTCGTCTCGATCCGCCTCCGCGCCGAGACCGAGGACCGTGCACAAGCCGAGGCCATGCTCGACGACGCTGAGGCTGCCGTGCGCGAACGGATGGGCGCCTTTGTGTTCGGCGTCGACAGCGAACTGCTGCAGGAAGCGGCCGTGAGGCTTCTCGGGGATAAATCAATCACCGTGGCCACCGCAGAAAGCTGCACCGGCGGCAAGGTCGCAGCCGCCCTCACCGACGTCGCCGGTTCGAGCGCGGTCTACCCGGGAGGTTGGGTGACCTACGCCAACGAGCAGAAAGCCGCCAACCTGGGCGTCGACGCGGCACTGATCGAAGCCGAGGGAGCGGTGAGTCACGCCGTCGCCTGCGCGATGGCCGAGGGGGCACGCCGAGAGGCGGGGGTGGACCTGGCCATCTCAACGACGGGCATCGCGGGACCGAGCGGGGGCACCGACACGAAACCGGTCGGAACCGTCTGGTTCGGCCTGGCCGACGTCGGCGGGAGCCGCGCCTGGCACGCACACCTGCGCGGGAACAGAACCATGGTTCGCGACCGGGCGAGGATGATCGCCCTGCAGATCGTCCGGTTCGCGGCGCTCGGCGATGACCCGGCAGGCATCGAGTGGCTCTCCGAGGCCGTGCCAGAGGGTGTGTGA
- the hisH gene encoding imidazole glycerol phosphate synthase subunit HisH, producing MLGIVNYGMGNLRSVQKAVERVGGDASIVADPAGIADCERLILPGVGAFADGMAHLRDLGLLEAVTHYAAGGRPMLGICLGMQLLFDASEETDGSVATVEGLGLIPGVVRRFRFESEDVKHLKVPHMGWNRVTPVKTHALLAGLDEASHTYFVHGYYCDPARDEDRLAETDYGGSFCCVAGRGNLVGTQFHPEKSQAVGLRILTNFLNWQGEA from the coding sequence GTGCTGGGCATTGTCAACTACGGCATGGGCAATCTGCGCTCGGTGCAGAAGGCCGTGGAACGCGTCGGCGGTGACGCGTCGATCGTCGCCGACCCCGCGGGCATTGCTGATTGCGAGCGGCTGATCCTCCCGGGTGTCGGCGCGTTTGCAGACGGCATGGCACACCTGAGAGATCTGGGGCTGCTGGAAGCTGTCACGCACTATGCGGCCGGCGGCCGGCCCATGCTGGGGATCTGCCTGGGGATGCAGCTGCTCTTTGACGCCTCGGAGGAAACGGACGGGAGCGTCGCGACCGTCGAAGGACTTGGCTTGATCCCGGGTGTGGTTCGTCGGTTCCGGTTCGAGAGTGAAGACGTAAAGCACCTGAAAGTGCCGCACATGGGCTGGAACCGTGTCACGCCGGTCAAGACGCACGCATTGCTTGCAGGCTTGGATGAGGCGTCGCACACCTACTTTGTGCACGGCTATTACTGCGACCCGGCCAGAGACGAAGATCGACTGGCCGAGACGGATTACGGCGGATCGTTCTGCTGCGTCGCGGGCCGTGGCAACCTTGTCGGGACGCAGTTCCACCCGGAGAAATCACAGGCTGTGGGCCTGCGGATTCTGACGAACTTCCTGAACTGGCAAGGGGAGGCCTGA
- a CDS encoding ARMT1-like domain-containing protein, producing MDLAEENPCFYVGTDDHADPLREHAVFPLLADPQSYVAGTWDMRHNHEQRTYWLGLFRSHFPLLMAEARRERADAGADTEAVECALNKAQSDFMAYVDACEADPDGIERLDILSLCWARERALRAVGIADPYRLAKAEHTESALGFLTAWLEELDAMPRAEKWESLLRGVLAGNLFDLGATKTVHLYQEGGQAPTFHDTLSKLKPRPWFCDDADAFLAEWPGRMFNKALLFIDNAGPDVVLGMLPLARELARYGRVVVVANGAPSLNDVTISELDALLERVSAMDPTVAEQVRTGRMTTVSSGNWAPLIDLTLISPELAAEASDGVDLVVLEGMGRAIETNLEAKLTCDVLKMAMIKDEGVASAKGAGLFDLVCRFESAES from the coding sequence ATGGACCTGGCCGAGGAGAACCCCTGCTTTTACGTCGGAACCGACGACCACGCCGATCCGCTTCGCGAGCACGCCGTCTTCCCGCTGCTGGCCGATCCGCAGAGTTACGTGGCGGGGACGTGGGACATGCGTCACAACCACGAGCAGCGGACCTACTGGCTCGGCCTGTTCCGATCGCACTTCCCGCTGCTGATGGCGGAGGCACGCCGGGAACGCGCCGACGCGGGCGCGGACACGGAAGCCGTGGAGTGTGCGCTGAACAAGGCACAATCGGATTTCATGGCCTACGTGGATGCCTGCGAGGCAGACCCCGACGGGATCGAGCGGCTCGACATCCTGTCGCTCTGCTGGGCCCGCGAACGCGCGCTCAGGGCGGTAGGCATCGCCGACCCCTACCGGCTGGCCAAGGCAGAACACACCGAGTCGGCGCTGGGGTTCCTGACCGCGTGGCTGGAGGAACTCGATGCGATGCCTCGTGCGGAGAAATGGGAATCCCTGCTGCGTGGCGTGCTGGCGGGGAACCTGTTTGATCTGGGCGCGACAAAGACGGTGCACCTCTATCAGGAGGGTGGTCAGGCGCCGACGTTTCACGACACGCTGAGCAAGCTCAAACCTCGCCCCTGGTTTTGTGACGACGCCGATGCCTTCCTCGCCGAGTGGCCGGGCCGGATGTTCAACAAGGCTCTGCTCTTCATCGACAACGCCGGGCCGGACGTCGTGCTGGGGATGCTGCCGCTGGCTCGTGAGCTGGCGCGGTACGGACGCGTGGTGGTGGTCGCGAACGGCGCTCCGTCCCTGAATGATGTGACGATCAGCGAACTCGACGCGTTGCTGGAGCGGGTCTCGGCGATGGACCCGACAGTTGCCGAGCAAGTACGAACCGGACGGATGACGACGGTATCGAGTGGCAACTGGGCGCCCCTCATCGATCTCACGCTGATCTCACCCGAGTTGGCTGCCGAGGCATCAGACGGCGTCGACCTGGTCGTGCTCGAGGGCATGGGCCGCGCGATCGAGACGAATCTCGAGGCCAAACTGACCTGCGACGTACTTAAGATGGCGATGATCAAGGATGAGGGCGTCGCCTCGGCCAAGGGAGCCGGGCTTTTTGACCTGGTCTGCCGCTTTGAATCAGCCGAATCATGA
- a CDS encoding prepilin-type N-terminal cleavage/methylation domain-containing protein has product MQDMRRISLGFTLIELLVVISIISILIGILLPSLAAARNAARSVGCLSNLRQIGIGVELYLDANQRVYPRVRTMPSPFPTALDDPVPPYIGVKLDPYLQGLYDPDADRGIYICPADTQVAELCGASYGFESALNHRTLEDSPLVRRFRLSPSQIWVLQDYDGWPFVLEDGSEIEVDFFHWRRNAYHADGHASAMESSGDNPFTPD; this is encoded by the coding sequence ATGCAAGACATGAGACGGATATCACTCGGCTTTACGCTGATCGAACTACTGGTGGTCATCTCGATCATCTCGATCCTGATCGGGATTCTGCTCCCCTCGTTGGCCGCGGCACGCAATGCGGCCCGGAGCGTGGGCTGTCTGAGCAACCTGCGGCAGATCGGCATCGGCGTGGAACTCTATCTCGACGCCAACCAGCGGGTCTACCCGCGCGTTCGGACAATGCCTTCCCCTTTCCCGACGGCATTGGATGATCCCGTGCCGCCTTACATCGGCGTCAAACTCGACCCTTACCTGCAGGGGCTGTATGACCCCGATGCGGATCGCGGCATCTATATATGCCCGGCAGATACTCAGGTGGCCGAGTTGTGCGGAGCCAGCTACGGATTTGAGTCGGCCTTGAATCACCGTACGCTCGAGGACAGCCCGCTCGTGAGACGTTTCCGCTTGTCGCCTTCACAGATCTGGGTGCTGCAGGACTACGACGGCTGGCCCTTTGTGCTCGAGGACGGCTCAGAGATCGAAGTTGATTTCTTCCATTGGCGTCGCAACGCCTATCACGCCGATGGCCACGCCTCGGCGATGGAGAGCAGCGGCGACAACCCCTTCACCCCCGATTGA
- the carA gene encoding glutamine-hydrolyzing carbamoyl-phosphate synthase small subunit: protein MTQDTTIARLALEDGSIFRGAAFGHTAPALVDGEACFNTSLTGYQEILTDPSYAGQIVTMTCPLIGNYGITPEDLESRRIFLAGFAVRELAERDSNYRATQHLSAWLDEQGIPAITGIDTRALTRKLRVTGALKSVLCTDPAIEDGELVERAKNSPGLVGRNLVADVSRPDTETWTADLDSWDSRRDTPDFAARRRVVAIDCGAKHNILRHLVANGCDVTVVPYDTPAEAILEHKPEGIFLSNGPGDPSAVEATVETARSLIGKLPIFGICLGHQLLSRALGAETFKLKFGHRGGNQPVQNLGTQKVEITSQNHGFAVDIDSLEKAGGESTHINLNDRTLEGFRHKDHPLFAVQYHPEASPGPHDAAYLFDCFATMMESGNSPSAADMDNAQRARNKVVSV, encoded by the coding sequence ATGACGCAAGACACAACGATCGCACGACTCGCTCTCGAAGACGGGTCCATCTTTCGGGGCGCCGCTTTCGGACACACCGCACCCGCTCTGGTCGATGGCGAGGCCTGCTTCAACACCTCCCTCACCGGCTATCAGGAGATCCTCACCGATCCCTCCTATGCCGGTCAGATCGTCACCATGACGTGCCCGCTCATCGGGAACTACGGCATCACGCCTGAGGACCTTGAGTCACGGCGTATCTTCCTCGCCGGGTTCGCCGTCCGTGAACTGGCCGAACGCGACTCCAATTACCGTGCGACCCAGCACCTTAGTGCTTGGCTCGACGAGCAGGGCATTCCGGCTATCACCGGCATCGACACGCGTGCCCTGACGCGCAAGCTCCGTGTCACCGGTGCTCTGAAGTCGGTTCTGTGCACCGATCCCGCCATTGAGGACGGGGAGCTTGTTGAACGCGCCAAGAACAGCCCCGGCCTTGTTGGCCGTAACCTTGTCGCCGACGTCTCGCGGCCCGATACCGAGACGTGGACCGCCGATCTGGATTCCTGGGACAGCCGACGCGATACGCCCGACTTCGCGGCACGACGCCGGGTCGTCGCCATCGATTGCGGCGCCAAGCACAACATCCTCCGGCACCTGGTCGCCAACGGCTGCGATGTCACTGTGGTTCCCTACGACACCCCTGCCGAGGCCATTCTGGAGCATAAACCCGAGGGGATTTTTCTCTCCAACGGCCCGGGCGACCCGTCTGCCGTCGAGGCTACGGTCGAAACGGCACGGTCCCTGATCGGCAAGCTGCCGATCTTCGGCATCTGCCTCGGGCATCAACTCCTGAGCCGCGCCCTTGGTGCCGAGACCTTCAAGCTCAAGTTCGGTCACCGTGGTGGCAACCAGCCGGTCCAGAACCTCGGCACACAGAAGGTCGAGATCACCAGCCAGAATCACGGCTTTGCCGTCGACATCGACTCTCTCGAGAAGGCCGGTGGCGAGTCGACCCACATCAACCTGAATGACCGAACGCTTGAGGGATTCAGGCATAAGGATCATCCGCTGTTCGCTGTCCAGTACCACCCCGAAGCCAGCCCCGGCCCTCACGACGCCGCCTACCTCTTCGACTGCTTCGCCACCATGATGGAGAGCGGGAACAGCCCCTCGGCCGCGGACATGGACAACGCCCAGCGGGCCCGTAACAAGGTTGTGTCGGTCTGA
- a CDS encoding bifunctional 5,10-methylenetetrahydrofolate dehydrogenase/5,10-methenyltetrahydrofolate cyclohydrolase — protein sequence MNEQADAPVILKGKPVADLILENCRQRVRQIVDATGVQPCLATVLTGSDPASQKYVDRKAKLCQDLGMKSIKVTFPETTTTEELVAKTRELAEDPAVHGILLQHPMPGQIDERAAFEAIGPAKDVDGVTFYSFGTMTYGLAGFDSATPGGIMRLIRHYKVPVEGRHAVVIGRSVILGKPMAMLLLDANATVTICHSRTTNLPEVVRQADIVVAAVGKPNFVKGDWIKPGAVILDAGFNPGPKGNVGDVDYDDCLPRSGMITPVPGGVGPMTLAVLMEQTVTGAARQLGVETAREPAAV from the coding sequence ATGAACGAACAAGCCGATGCACCGGTCATCCTCAAGGGCAAGCCCGTCGCCGACCTGATTCTCGAGAACTGCCGGCAGCGTGTCCGGCAGATCGTCGATGCCACGGGCGTCCAGCCGTGTCTGGCCACCGTGCTTACGGGCAGTGACCCGGCTTCGCAGAAGTACGTCGACCGCAAGGCGAAGCTCTGCCAGGACCTGGGCATGAAGTCGATCAAGGTCACGTTCCCCGAAACGACGACCACCGAGGAACTCGTCGCCAAGACGCGTGAACTCGCCGAGGACCCCGCGGTCCACGGCATCCTGCTCCAGCACCCGATGCCCGGGCAGATCGACGAGCGTGCCGCGTTCGAGGCGATCGGGCCTGCCAAGGACGTGGACGGCGTCACGTTTTATTCGTTCGGCACCATGACCTACGGCCTTGCGGGCTTCGACTCGGCGACACCCGGCGGGATCATGCGTCTCATCCGCCACTACAAGGTCCCCGTCGAGGGCAGGCATGCCGTCGTGATCGGGCGGTCGGTCATCCTCGGCAAGCCGATGGCGATGCTCCTGCTCGATGCGAATGCGACCGTCACGATCTGTCATTCGCGTACCACCAACCTGCCCGAGGTGGTCCGTCAGGCGGATATTGTGGTTGCCGCTGTGGGCAAGCCCAATTTTGTCAAGGGCGACTGGATCAAGCCGGGTGCCGTCATCCTGGACGCCGGCTTTAATCCCGGGCCGAAGGGGAATGTCGGCGACGTTGATTACGATGACTGTCTGCCCAGGTCGGGCATGATTACGCCGGTCCCGGGTGGTGTGGGCCCGATGACCCTCGCCGTCCTGATGGAGCAGACCGTGACCGGTGCCGCGAGACAGCTCGGCGTCGAGACAGCACGCGAACCGGCCGCTGTCTGA
- a CDS encoding prepilin peptidase: protein MSMAWVIYTFILAMGLSVGSFLNVVILRMPEGLSLVHPPSRCPGCGYRLRAWDNVPVLSWLLLRGRCRGCGQTISVQYPLVELAFGLMTLGLCWWQINRYGGDLAIAQVVYLLWPLLAVQVFLLGSLFASTAIDARHFMIPLSLCWLPFVVAVVVYPATAAGGWPYLGPYLPAGWAEPVMGAVMGLLVGMVLLMTGIIPASFADYEQVMRSLTGEEADTDVAGENALYPHPRREILKEVLFLMPAVVGLGVGWMLRSPVPMTGAMDAAVGVLGGALVGGGLIWVTRILGTLAFGKEAMGLGDVHLMVGVGAVLGWRDVTLAFFIAPFLGLLGTLLLAGLAVFHSARARVLPYGPYLSVASIVALLAGDVVTGWLGISAILAG, encoded by the coding sequence ATGAGCATGGCCTGGGTGATTTACACGTTTATCCTGGCCATGGGGCTGAGCGTCGGCAGCTTTCTCAACGTCGTGATCCTGCGCATGCCCGAGGGGCTGAGTCTGGTCCATCCGCCGTCACGCTGTCCCGGGTGCGGTTACCGATTGCGGGCGTGGGACAACGTTCCCGTGCTGAGCTGGTTGCTGCTGCGTGGCCGCTGCCGCGGGTGCGGGCAGACGATCAGCGTGCAGTACCCCCTGGTGGAACTCGCCTTCGGCCTGATGACGCTGGGACTCTGCTGGTGGCAGATCAACCGCTACGGGGGAGACCTGGCAATCGCGCAGGTGGTCTATCTTTTGTGGCCGCTACTGGCGGTGCAGGTGTTTCTGCTGGGCAGCCTCTTTGCGTCGACGGCGATCGACGCTCGTCATTTCATGATCCCCCTCAGCCTCTGCTGGCTGCCTTTTGTCGTCGCGGTGGTGGTCTATCCGGCGACGGCGGCGGGGGGGTGGCCTTACCTCGGACCGTACCTGCCGGCCGGCTGGGCCGAGCCGGTGATGGGGGCGGTGATGGGGCTGCTCGTGGGCATGGTGCTGCTCATGACCGGCATCATCCCTGCCAGTTTCGCGGACTACGAGCAGGTCATGCGATCACTGACGGGTGAAGAGGCGGACACCGACGTGGCGGGGGAAAACGCGCTCTATCCGCACCCCAGGCGAGAGATCCTCAAGGAAGTGCTCTTTCTCATGCCCGCGGTGGTCGGGCTGGGCGTGGGTTGGATGCTTCGTTCCCCGGTGCCGATGACGGGCGCGATGGATGCCGCGGTCGGCGTGCTGGGCGGTGCGCTGGTCGGTGGCGGGCTGATCTGGGTGACGCGGATCCTCGGAACGCTCGCCTTCGGTAAGGAGGCGATGGGGCTGGGCGATGTTCACCTGATGGTGGGCGTGGGTGCGGTGCTGGGCTGGCGTGACGTGACGCTGGCCTTCTTCATCGCTCCGTTTCTGGGGTTGTTGGGGACCTTGCTCCTGGCGGGTCTGGCGGTGTTTCACTCGGCCCGGGCGCGGGTGCTCCCGTACGGCCCTTATCTCTCGGTGGCTTCGATCGTTGCACTGCTGGCCGGCGATGTCGTGACCGGGTGGCTCGGTATTTCTGCTATCTTGGCGGGCTAA
- the gap gene encoding type I glyceraldehyde-3-phosphate dehydrogenase, which produces MSIKVGINGFGRIGRLVFRAGLEQGNVEFVGINDLFPPASLAYLLKYDSIHGKFPGTVEATDDALIVNGKTIPCCAERNPADLPWSKIGVDYVVESTGFFTDYDGASNHIKAGAKRVVISAPTKSPDQVPTIVMGVNHDTLAADAKIVSNASCTTNCLAPIAKVINDQFGIKEGLMTTVHAVTATQPTQDGPSRKDLRGGRAAGFNVIPASTGAAKAVGLALPELKGKLTGMAFRIPTSDVSVVDLTVRTEKETSYDEICKAMKAASESGSLAGFLAYTDEPVVSTDFIHDPASSTFDAGAGIELSSTFFKVVSWYDNEWGYSNRVIDLLKHMATQDGLA; this is translated from the coding sequence ATGTCCATCAAAGTCGGAATCAATGGCTTCGGCCGCATCGGACGGCTCGTCTTCCGTGCCGGTCTCGAGCAGGGCAACGTCGAGTTCGTTGGCATCAACGACCTCTTCCCGCCTGCTTCTCTCGCCTACCTCCTCAAGTACGACTCGATCCACGGCAAGTTCCCGGGCACCGTCGAGGCGACCGATGACGCCCTGATCGTCAACGGCAAGACGATTCCCTGCTGTGCCGAGCGTAACCCCGCCGACCTCCCCTGGTCGAAGATCGGCGTCGACTACGTCGTCGAGTCGACCGGCTTCTTCACCGACTACGACGGTGCCAGCAACCACATCAAGGCCGGTGCCAAGCGTGTGGTCATCTCCGCACCGACCAAGAGCCCGGACCAGGTGCCCACGATCGTGATGGGCGTCAACCATGACACGCTCGCGGCAGACGCCAAGATCGTCTCCAACGCCTCCTGCACTACCAACTGCCTGGCTCCGATCGCCAAGGTCATCAACGACCAGTTCGGCATCAAGGAAGGCCTGATGACGACGGTTCACGCCGTCACGGCCACGCAGCCCACGCAGGACGGCCCCTCCCGCAAGGACCTGCGTGGCGGTCGCGCCGCCGGCTTCAACGTCATCCCCGCCTCCACCGGTGCCGCCAAGGCCGTCGGCCTTGCCCTTCCCGAACTCAAGGGCAAGCTGACCGGTATGGCTTTCCGCATCCCCACCTCCGACGTCTCGGTCGTCGACCTCACCGTCCGCACCGAGAAGGAGACCAGTTACGACGAGATCTGCAAGGCGATGAAGGCCGCCTCTGAATCCGGCTCACTCGCCGGTTTCCTCGCCTACACCGATGAGCCGGTTGTCTCGACCGACTTCATCCACGATCCCGCCAGCTCCACGTTTGATGCCGGTGCCGGCATCGAGCTCAGCTCCACCTTCTTCAAGGTCGTCTCCTGGTACGACAACGAGTGGGGCTACTCGAACCGCGTCATCGACCTGCTCAAGCACATGGCCACCCAGGACGGCCTTGCCTAA
- the xseA gene encoding exodeoxyribonuclease VII large subunit produces MSVSAVSGLIQRVLQRSMPKRISVMGEVGNLSVRTHWYFSLKDADATLRCACFANRTRSVKFRPENGMSVVATGRLDYYPPSGSLSLIVDRMELAGEGALEAELRRRVAELRELGYFDPERKQTLPAFPSRIAVVTSGAGAALQDVIDTTRRRWPGCELLLADVSVQGAKAEAEVSRAIRALSASGPEMGIDAVILTRGGGSMEDLWAFNERSIADAIFECRLPVVAAIGHEVDTTIAELVADERAATPTQAAMRLVPDREALRQQVDQTARRLAIQAERLVESGRRRLERVESTGLFRQPRRWLNERGEQLDRLVARLGLAVRAGARPHRDRLARLAGELERAASRRVEGSRGEVERLLPRLEREAEQSVMRAADRFYGLARQLEAVGPQQVLSRGYTYTLTGDGKLVRRAAEARAETRLRTVFADGEVRSVVENAPKRAAKTKARNGDEGLFGSVTEDR; encoded by the coding sequence CTGTCGGTATCGGCGGTCTCGGGCCTGATCCAGCGTGTGCTCCAGCGATCCATGCCGAAGCGAATCAGCGTGATGGGGGAGGTCGGGAATCTGTCGGTGCGCACGCACTGGTACTTCAGCCTGAAAGACGCCGACGCGACCCTGCGATGCGCCTGCTTCGCCAATCGGACCCGCAGCGTGAAGTTTCGGCCCGAGAACGGCATGTCCGTGGTAGCGACGGGCCGGCTGGACTACTACCCGCCGAGCGGCTCCCTGTCGCTGATCGTGGACAGGATGGAACTGGCTGGTGAGGGGGCGCTGGAGGCGGAATTACGGCGTCGCGTGGCGGAGCTTCGTGAGTTGGGGTACTTCGATCCTGAGCGCAAGCAGACGCTGCCAGCCTTTCCGAGCCGGATCGCTGTCGTGACCTCAGGCGCGGGGGCTGCCTTGCAGGACGTGATCGACACGACGCGTCGTCGCTGGCCGGGATGCGAGCTGTTGCTGGCAGACGTGTCCGTGCAGGGAGCGAAAGCGGAGGCAGAGGTGTCTCGGGCGATCCGGGCTCTGTCGGCAAGCGGACCCGAAATGGGGATCGACGCAGTGATTCTCACGCGTGGCGGCGGGTCGATGGAGGATCTCTGGGCCTTTAACGAGCGGTCGATCGCAGACGCGATTTTCGAGTGCCGCCTGCCGGTTGTGGCTGCTATCGGGCACGAGGTGGACACGACCATCGCGGAACTGGTCGCCGACGAACGCGCGGCCACGCCTACACAGGCGGCCATGCGGCTGGTGCCGGATCGAGAGGCCCTGCGGCAACAGGTCGACCAGACAGCACGGCGGCTGGCCATTCAGGCTGAGCGTCTCGTGGAGTCGGGTCGACGCCGGCTCGAACGTGTAGAGAGTACGGGGCTGTTCCGTCAGCCGCGGCGATGGCTCAACGAACGAGGGGAACAACTGGATCGGCTCGTAGCTCGACTCGGGCTGGCGGTGCGAGCCGGCGCAAGGCCGCATCGGGATCGACTGGCGCGTCTGGCTGGCGAGCTGGAGCGCGCGGCGTCGCGTCGGGTTGAGGGGTCGCGGGGCGAGGTTGAGCGTCTGCTGCCAAGGCTGGAGCGGGAAGCGGAGCAGAGCGTGATGCGGGCCGCCGATCGGTTCTACGGTTTGGCACGACAGCTTGAAGCGGTAGGCCCCCAGCAGGTCCTGAGCCGCGGATACACCTACACGCTCACCGGCGACGGAAAACTGGTGCGGCGAGCCGCCGAGGCGCGCGCAGAGACTCGGCTGCGGACGGTCTTTGCGGATGGTGAAGTCCGGAGCGTCGTGGAGAACGCACCGAAGCGCGCCGCGAAGACCAAAGCCAGGAACGGGGATGAAGGGCTCTTTGGTTCGGTGACTGAGGATCGTTAG